One genomic region from Nocardia vinacea encodes:
- a CDS encoding PPOX class F420-dependent oxidoreductase, with amino-acid sequence MTNTLGAVGKADYVLLTTFRKDGTPVGTAVWAAEDDGKLYVWTETDSWKVKRLRNNPAVTLQPCNPSGKPRGDVIEGTGRVLDAADTERVRKLIKKKYWLLGPILVTASSIRRGKSGTIGLEITPAG; translated from the coding sequence ATGACGAACACGCTGGGTGCGGTCGGCAAGGCCGACTACGTGCTGCTGACGACCTTCCGCAAGGACGGCACACCGGTCGGCACCGCCGTCTGGGCCGCCGAGGACGACGGCAAGCTGTATGTGTGGACCGAAACCGACAGCTGGAAGGTCAAGCGGCTGCGCAACAATCCCGCCGTCACCCTGCAGCCGTGCAATCCGTCGGGTAAGCCGCGCGGTGACGTCATCGAAGGCACCGGCCGGGTGCTCGATGCCGCCGACACCGAACGGGTGCGCAAGCTGATCAAGAAGAAGTACTGGCTCCTCGGCCCGATTCTGGTGACCGCGAGCAGTATTCGCCGCGGCAAGTCCGGCACCATCGGCCTCGAGATTACCCCGGCCGGGTAG
- a CDS encoding PadR family transcriptional regulator, producing MSAVRLLVLGVMRFRQPTYGYAVRRELLSWRAETWTNVKPGSIYHALKQLTQEGKLSAFGTQGSTQGPGRTLFELTEAGEAEFRKLMDEALVSVDMEELGAGIAFMDALPRAHVIEKLREQRRNAAAVRDDLIAMIPTFPGRYEPPHATDLLELWSGVFDNLSNWTGGVLERLEAGEYRMAD from the coding sequence ATGTCGGCTGTGCGCTTGCTCGTCCTCGGCGTGATGCGGTTCCGTCAGCCCACCTACGGCTACGCCGTGCGTCGCGAACTGCTGTCCTGGCGTGCCGAAACCTGGACGAATGTGAAGCCGGGGTCGATCTATCACGCGCTGAAACAGTTGACGCAAGAAGGGAAATTGAGCGCGTTCGGCACACAGGGGAGTACCCAGGGGCCGGGGCGGACCCTGTTCGAACTGACCGAGGCGGGGGAGGCCGAGTTCCGCAAGCTCATGGACGAGGCGCTGGTGAGTGTCGATATGGAAGAACTCGGCGCGGGTATCGCGTTCATGGATGCGTTGCCGCGCGCGCACGTCATCGAGAAGTTGCGCGAACAACGCCGCAATGCCGCAGCGGTTCGTGACGATCTGATCGCCATGATCCCGACCTTCCCCGGCCGGTACGAACCGCCGCATGCGACCGATCTACTCGAGCTGTGGAGCGGCGTGTTCGACAACCTGTCGAACTGGACCGGCGGCGTTCTCGAGCGCCTGGAGGCGGGTGAATACCGGATGGCGGACTGA